In Harpia harpyja isolate bHarHar1 chromosome 8, bHarHar1 primary haplotype, whole genome shotgun sequence, a genomic segment contains:
- the SPICE1 gene encoding spindle and centriole-associated protein 1 isoform X9 yields MSLLRGPRPRGPGKKGSRKAATVKRDWDSTVHDLTVHRATPEDILRRHEMHKSKNKALAHLELQEKALKRKWKKQKQLAGDSLEKRKLTLMREILSDQYHLQDVLERSDQVMAVAKDLFGDAPRTRTGFPNVTMAPNCDLESSQGPIVQKCDPSTQLSILSESVMDSQALNEVEEEALSIYQSEDGHQDFLNFKSSISSDRLLRLLREENSLVNSQLWAEKDMRRTTLSQESNMPLTPTTVSPSLDQSALNATNVVKRIHSRLQNEDEEETVDSTYTVRQVLNPNSRKQKQIAAKMKRKQTAQNSARQSRDDSPANSIPTDLRRDNKSSLDILNHMIHEVEHELEEYERYTGREVQKTERSEGLTGFTLSLVNALCRLMRYLKESEMQLREKEVMRQQHEEMLNEHRELIDALTAEILLVREENTTIQKKLQQYMMVTDEQLISLTQAFKGLPLVEPRREQSPNNFGIASKGPVNGQEEPDLSYFEPSADACKREGMLKFPQEELPLKFPLRPGASGGGGAGRSLPAHIFQPAVLLSPPRQKSSQELSLLQNVFTAVSQSPENTEREPCKERSSPSDLQTQSTTEENCLISRRQPVPPADKDLESSHGKISLSCPGDARKNNTAKELFQNGDLLGQIAELTRQNSLIKAQLSKFRGFSEDTSDCLHQPDPIQNANPSPDSSQGQFLI; encoded by the exons aTGTCGCTGCTGAGGGGaccgcggccccgcggccccggtaAGAAGGGCTCCAGAAAGGCGGCGACGGTTAAGCGGGACTGGGAT AGTACCGTCCATGATTTGACAGTCCACCGTGCAACTCCTGAGGATATT CTGCGTCGCCATGAAATGCACAAATCAAAAAACAAAGCACTGGCCCATCTGGAACTGCAagagaaagcactgaaaagaaaatggaagaaacaaaaacaacTGGCTGGTGATTCCTTGGAGAAAAGGAAGTTGACTCTGATGCGTGAG ATTCTGTCTGATCAATACCATTTGCAAGATGTATTGGAACGATCTGATCAGGTTATGGCTGTGGCAAAAGACTTGTTTGGGGATGCTCCTCGCACGCGAACAG GTTTCCCTAATGTAACAATGGCTCCTAACTGTGACCTAGAATCATCTCAAGGACCCATTGTACAAAAATGTGATCCTTCCACTCAGCTTTCCATCCTTAGTGAATCTGTCATGGATTCCCAG GCTCTTAATGAAGTGGAAGAGGAAGCATTATCAATCTATCAATCAGAAGATGGACACCAGGACTTTCTGAATTTCAAATCCAGTATCAGTTCTGACAG GCTACTTCGGTTATTGAGAGAAGAAAATTCCTTGGTGAATTCTCAGTTGTGGGCTGAAAAGGATATGAGAAGAACTACCTTATCACAGGAATCAAATATGCCTTTGACTCCAACAActgtttctccatcattggaTCAGTCAG CCCTCAATGCTACAAATGTAGTCAAGAGAATCCATTCAAGACTTCAGAATGAAGACGAAGAAGAGACTGTAGACTCCACTTACACTGTGAGACAAGTGCTGAACCCAAACtcaaggaaacaaaagcaaattgcaGCAAAAA tgaaaagaaaacaaactgcacagAACTCTGCAAGACAGAGCAGAGATGATTCTCCAGCTAATTCAATCCCCACTGACCTTCGGAGGGACAACAAATCCAGCCTAGATATTCTCAACCACATGATACATGAAGTGGAGCATGAATTGGAGGAATATGAGCGATATACAGGTCGTGAGGTTCAAAAAACTGAGAGAAGTGAAGGCCTCACTGGGTTTACGTTGTCACTGGTTAATGCTCTATGTCGTTTGATGCGCTACCTCAAAGAG aGTGAAATGCAGCTGCGTGAGAAAGAGGTGATGAGACAGCAGCATGAGGAGATGTTGAATGAACACAGAGAACTGATTGATGCTCTGACTGCAGAAATACTTCTAGTGAGGGAAGAAAACACTACTATCCAG AAGAAGCTTCAGCAATACATGATGGTAACAGATGAACAGCTGATTTCTCTCACACAAGCATTTAAAGGCCTCCCTTTGGTAGAACCTAGAAGAGAACAAAGTCCAAACAATTTTGGAATTGCAAGCAAAGGCCCAGTGAACGGGCAag AAGAGCCTGATTTGAGCTATTTTGAGCCTAGTGCTGATGCATGCAAAAGGGAAGGTATGCTGAAATTCCCACAGGAAGAACTTCCTCTCAAGTTTCCCCTGAGGCCAGGTGCCTCAGGTGGTGGCGGAGCTGGTAGAAGCTTGCCAGCCCACATCTTCCAGCCAGCTGTGCTGTTGTCACCTCCCCGGCAGAAGAGCAGTCAGGAATTGTCTCTCCTGCAGAATG TGTTTACAGCCGTTTCTCAGTCtcctgaaaacactgaaagagaacCATGCAAGGAAAGGAGCTCACCTTCTGACCTGCAAACACAGAGCACAACTGAGGAAAACTGTCTCATCTCTCGAAGGCAACCAGTTCCTCCTGCAGACAAAGACTTGGAGAGTTCCCATGGGAAAATCAGTCTGTCCTGCCCAGGTGACGCtagaaaaaacaacacagctaAAGAGTTATTTCAAAACGGTGATCTACTGGGACAGATAGCTGAGCTTACACGGCAGAACTCTCTAATTAAAGCTCAACTGAGCAAATTCAGAGGCTTCTCTGAAGACACAAGTGACTGCCTAcatcagccagacccaatacaaaatGCAAATCCTAGTCCAGACTCTTCACAAGGACAG tttttaatttga
- the SPICE1 gene encoding spindle and centriole-associated protein 1 isoform X11 → MSLLRGPRPRGPGKKGSRKAATVKRDWDSTVHDLTVHRATPEDILRRHEMHKSKNKALAHLELQEKALKRKWKKQKQLAGDSLEKRKLTLMREILSDQYHLQDVLERSDQVMAVAKDLFGDAPRTRTGFPNVTMAPNCDLESSQGPIVQKCDPSTQLSILSESVMDSQALNEVEEEALSIYQSEDGHQDFLNFKSSISSDRLLRLLREENSLVNSQLWAEKDMRRTTLSQESNMPLTPTTVSPSLDQSALNATNVVKRIHSRLQNEDEEETVDSTYTVRQVLNPNSRKQKQIAAKMKRKQTAQNSARQSRDDSPANSIPTDLRRDNKSSLDILNHMIHEVEHELEEYERYTGREVQKTERSEGLTGFTLSLVNALCRLMRYLKESEMQLREKEVMRQQHEEMLNEHRELIDALTAEILLVREENTTIQKKLQQYMMVTDEQLISLTQAFKGLPLVEPRREQSPNNFGIASKGPVNGQEEPDLSYFEPSADACKREGMLKFPQEELPLKFPLRPGASGGGGAGRSLPAHIFQPAVLLSPPRQKSSQELSLLQNVFTAVSQSPENTEREPCKERSSPSDLQTQSTTEENCLISRRQPVPPADKDLESSHGKISLSCPGDARKNNTAKELFQNGDLLGQIAELTRQNSLIKAQLSKFRGFSEDTSDCLHQPDPIQNANPSPDSSQGQ, encoded by the exons aTGTCGCTGCTGAGGGGaccgcggccccgcggccccggtaAGAAGGGCTCCAGAAAGGCGGCGACGGTTAAGCGGGACTGGGAT AGTACCGTCCATGATTTGACAGTCCACCGTGCAACTCCTGAGGATATT CTGCGTCGCCATGAAATGCACAAATCAAAAAACAAAGCACTGGCCCATCTGGAACTGCAagagaaagcactgaaaagaaaatggaagaaacaaaaacaacTGGCTGGTGATTCCTTGGAGAAAAGGAAGTTGACTCTGATGCGTGAG ATTCTGTCTGATCAATACCATTTGCAAGATGTATTGGAACGATCTGATCAGGTTATGGCTGTGGCAAAAGACTTGTTTGGGGATGCTCCTCGCACGCGAACAG GTTTCCCTAATGTAACAATGGCTCCTAACTGTGACCTAGAATCATCTCAAGGACCCATTGTACAAAAATGTGATCCTTCCACTCAGCTTTCCATCCTTAGTGAATCTGTCATGGATTCCCAG GCTCTTAATGAAGTGGAAGAGGAAGCATTATCAATCTATCAATCAGAAGATGGACACCAGGACTTTCTGAATTTCAAATCCAGTATCAGTTCTGACAG GCTACTTCGGTTATTGAGAGAAGAAAATTCCTTGGTGAATTCTCAGTTGTGGGCTGAAAAGGATATGAGAAGAACTACCTTATCACAGGAATCAAATATGCCTTTGACTCCAACAActgtttctccatcattggaTCAGTCAG CCCTCAATGCTACAAATGTAGTCAAGAGAATCCATTCAAGACTTCAGAATGAAGACGAAGAAGAGACTGTAGACTCCACTTACACTGTGAGACAAGTGCTGAACCCAAACtcaaggaaacaaaagcaaattgcaGCAAAAA tgaaaagaaaacaaactgcacagAACTCTGCAAGACAGAGCAGAGATGATTCTCCAGCTAATTCAATCCCCACTGACCTTCGGAGGGACAACAAATCCAGCCTAGATATTCTCAACCACATGATACATGAAGTGGAGCATGAATTGGAGGAATATGAGCGATATACAGGTCGTGAGGTTCAAAAAACTGAGAGAAGTGAAGGCCTCACTGGGTTTACGTTGTCACTGGTTAATGCTCTATGTCGTTTGATGCGCTACCTCAAAGAG aGTGAAATGCAGCTGCGTGAGAAAGAGGTGATGAGACAGCAGCATGAGGAGATGTTGAATGAACACAGAGAACTGATTGATGCTCTGACTGCAGAAATACTTCTAGTGAGGGAAGAAAACACTACTATCCAG AAGAAGCTTCAGCAATACATGATGGTAACAGATGAACAGCTGATTTCTCTCACACAAGCATTTAAAGGCCTCCCTTTGGTAGAACCTAGAAGAGAACAAAGTCCAAACAATTTTGGAATTGCAAGCAAAGGCCCAGTGAACGGGCAag AAGAGCCTGATTTGAGCTATTTTGAGCCTAGTGCTGATGCATGCAAAAGGGAAGGTATGCTGAAATTCCCACAGGAAGAACTTCCTCTCAAGTTTCCCCTGAGGCCAGGTGCCTCAGGTGGTGGCGGAGCTGGTAGAAGCTTGCCAGCCCACATCTTCCAGCCAGCTGTGCTGTTGTCACCTCCCCGGCAGAAGAGCAGTCAGGAATTGTCTCTCCTGCAGAATG TGTTTACAGCCGTTTCTCAGTCtcctgaaaacactgaaagagaacCATGCAAGGAAAGGAGCTCACCTTCTGACCTGCAAACACAGAGCACAACTGAGGAAAACTGTCTCATCTCTCGAAGGCAACCAGTTCCTCCTGCAGACAAAGACTTGGAGAGTTCCCATGGGAAAATCAGTCTGTCCTGCCCAGGTGACGCtagaaaaaacaacacagctaAAGAGTTATTTCAAAACGGTGATCTACTGGGACAGATAGCTGAGCTTACACGGCAGAACTCTCTAATTAAAGCTCAACTGAGCAAATTCAGAGGCTTCTCTGAAGACACAAGTGACTGCCTAcatcagccagacccaatacaaaatGCAAATCCTAGTCCAGACTCTTCACAAGGACAG TGA
- the SPICE1 gene encoding spindle and centriole-associated protein 1 isoform X12, with protein sequence MSLLRGPRPRGPGKKGSRKAATVKRDWDSTVHDLTVHRATPEDILRRHEMHKSKNKALAHLELQEKALKRKWKKQKQLAGDSLEKRKLTLMREILSDQYHLQDVLERSDQVMAVAKDLFGDAPRTRTGFPNVTMAPNCDLESSQGPIVQKCDPSTQLSILSESVMDSQALNEVEEEALSIYQSEDGHQDFLNFKSSISSDRLLRLLREENSLVNSQLWAEKDMRRTTLSQESNMPLTPTTVSPSLDQSALNATNVVKRIHSRLQNEDEEETVDSTYTVRQVLNPNSRKQKQIAAKMKRKQTAQNSARQSRDDSPANSIPTDLRRDNKSSLDILNHMIHEVEHELEEYERYTGREVQKTERSEGLTGFTLSLVNALCRLMRYLKESEMQLREKEVMRQQHEEMLNEHRELIDALTAEILLVREENTTIQKKLQQYMMVTDEQLISLTQAFKGLPLVEPRREQSPNNFGIASKGPVNGQEEPDLSYFEPSADACKREGMLKFPQEELPLKFPLRPGASGGGGAGRSLPAHIFQPAVLLSPPRQKSSQELSLLQNVFTAVSQSPENTEREPCKERSSPSDLQTQSTTEENCLISRRQPVPPADKDLESSHGKISLSCPGDARKNNTAKELFQNGDLLGQIAELTRQNSLIKAQLSKFRGFSEDTSDCLHQPDPIQNANPSPDSSQGQ encoded by the exons aTGTCGCTGCTGAGGGGaccgcggccccgcggccccggtaAGAAGGGCTCCAGAAAGGCGGCGACGGTTAAGCGGGACTGGGAT AGTACCGTCCATGATTTGACAGTCCACCGTGCAACTCCTGAGGATATT CTGCGTCGCCATGAAATGCACAAATCAAAAAACAAAGCACTGGCCCATCTGGAACTGCAagagaaagcactgaaaagaaaatggaagaaacaaaaacaacTGGCTGGTGATTCCTTGGAGAAAAGGAAGTTGACTCTGATGCGTGAG ATTCTGTCTGATCAATACCATTTGCAAGATGTATTGGAACGATCTGATCAGGTTATGGCTGTGGCAAAAGACTTGTTTGGGGATGCTCCTCGCACGCGAACAG GTTTCCCTAATGTAACAATGGCTCCTAACTGTGACCTAGAATCATCTCAAGGACCCATTGTACAAAAATGTGATCCTTCCACTCAGCTTTCCATCCTTAGTGAATCTGTCATGGATTCCCAG GCTCTTAATGAAGTGGAAGAGGAAGCATTATCAATCTATCAATCAGAAGATGGACACCAGGACTTTCTGAATTTCAAATCCAGTATCAGTTCTGACAG GCTACTTCGGTTATTGAGAGAAGAAAATTCCTTGGTGAATTCTCAGTTGTGGGCTGAAAAGGATATGAGAAGAACTACCTTATCACAGGAATCAAATATGCCTTTGACTCCAACAActgtttctccatcattggaTCAGTCAG CCCTCAATGCTACAAATGTAGTCAAGAGAATCCATTCAAGACTTCAGAATGAAGACGAAGAAGAGACTGTAGACTCCACTTACACTGTGAGACAAGTGCTGAACCCAAACtcaaggaaacaaaagcaaattgcaGCAAAAA tgaaaagaaaacaaactgcacagAACTCTGCAAGACAGAGCAGAGATGATTCTCCAGCTAATTCAATCCCCACTGACCTTCGGAGGGACAACAAATCCAGCCTAGATATTCTCAACCACATGATACATGAAGTGGAGCATGAATTGGAGGAATATGAGCGATATACAGGTCGTGAGGTTCAAAAAACTGAGAGAAGTGAAGGCCTCACTGGGTTTACGTTGTCACTGGTTAATGCTCTATGTCGTTTGATGCGCTACCTCAAAGAG aGTGAAATGCAGCTGCGTGAGAAAGAGGTGATGAGACAGCAGCATGAGGAGATGTTGAATGAACACAGAGAACTGATTGATGCTCTGACTGCAGAAATACTTCTAGTGAGGGAAGAAAACACTACTATCCAG AAGAAGCTTCAGCAATACATGATGGTAACAGATGAACAGCTGATTTCTCTCACACAAGCATTTAAAGGCCTCCCTTTGGTAGAACCTAGAAGAGAACAAAGTCCAAACAATTTTGGAATTGCAAGCAAAGGCCCAGTGAACGGGCAag AAGAGCCTGATTTGAGCTATTTTGAGCCTAGTGCTGATGCATGCAAAAGGGAAGGTATGCTGAAATTCCCACAGGAAGAACTTCCTCTCAAGTTTCCCCTGAGGCCAGGTGCCTCAGGTGGTGGCGGAGCTGGTAGAAGCTTGCCAGCCCACATCTTCCAGCCAGCTGTGCTGTTGTCACCTCCCCGGCAGAAGAGCAGTCAGGAATTGTCTCTCCTGCAGAATG TGTTTACAGCCGTTTCTCAGTCtcctgaaaacactgaaagagaacCATGCAAGGAAAGGAGCTCACCTTCTGACCTGCAAACACAGAGCACAACTGAGGAAAACTGTCTCATCTCTCGAAGGCAACCAGTTCCTCCTGCAGACAAAGACTTGGAGAGTTCCCATGGGAAAATCAGTCTGTCCTGCCCAGGTGACGCtagaaaaaacaacacagctaAAGAGTTATTTCAAAACGGTGATCTACTGGGACAGATAGCTGAGCTTACACGGCAGAACTCTCTAATTAAAGCTCAACTGAGCAAATTCAGAGGCTTCTCTGAAGACACAAGTGACTGCCTAcatcagccagacccaatacaaaatGCAAATCCTAGTCCAGACTCTTCACAAGGACAG TAG
- the SPICE1 gene encoding spindle and centriole-associated protein 1 isoform X8 gives MGRLDLILSDQYHLQDVLERSDQVMAVAKDLFGDAPRTRTGFPNVTMAPNCDLESSQGPIVQKCDPSTQLSILSESVMDSQALNEVEEEALSIYQSEDGHQDFLNFKSSISSDRLLRLLREENSLVNSQLWAEKDMRRTTLSQESNMPLTPTTVSPSLDQSALNATNVVKRIHSRLQNEDEEETVDSTYTVRQVLNPNSRKQKQIAAKMKRKQTAQNSARQSRDDSPANSIPTDLRRDNKSSLDILNHMIHEVEHELEEYERYTGREVQKTERSEGLTGFTLSLVNALCRLMRYLKESEMQLREKEVMRQQHEEMLNEHRELIDALTAEILLVREENTTIQKKLQQYMMVTDEQLISLTQAFKGLPLVEPRREQSPNNFGIASKGPVNGQEEPDLSYFEPSADACKREGMLKFPQEELPLKFPLRPGASGGGGAGRSLPAHIFQPAVLLSPPRQKSSQELSLLQNVFTAVSQSPENTEREPCKERSSPSDLQTQSTTEENCLISRRQPVPPADKDLESSHGKISLSCPGDARKNNTAKELFQNGDLLGQIAELTRQNSLIKAQLSKFRGFSEDTSDCLHQPDPIQNANPSPDSSQGQTHLMVSKSLEERIAELNRQSTEARDKLLQLIDQQKLAAADVVPPTISPVLSPSLNYTENARRTIDVSIPMAVAMDSSKEDSVSPASMTSIRRSVGDSGKPCSPLSASSESVKLIPVSQRPKVEKQKEEGWFALSMHVM, from the exons ATGGGAAGACTAGATTTA ATTCTGTCTGATCAATACCATTTGCAAGATGTATTGGAACGATCTGATCAGGTTATGGCTGTGGCAAAAGACTTGTTTGGGGATGCTCCTCGCACGCGAACAG GTTTCCCTAATGTAACAATGGCTCCTAACTGTGACCTAGAATCATCTCAAGGACCCATTGTACAAAAATGTGATCCTTCCACTCAGCTTTCCATCCTTAGTGAATCTGTCATGGATTCCCAG GCTCTTAATGAAGTGGAAGAGGAAGCATTATCAATCTATCAATCAGAAGATGGACACCAGGACTTTCTGAATTTCAAATCCAGTATCAGTTCTGACAG GCTACTTCGGTTATTGAGAGAAGAAAATTCCTTGGTGAATTCTCAGTTGTGGGCTGAAAAGGATATGAGAAGAACTACCTTATCACAGGAATCAAATATGCCTTTGACTCCAACAActgtttctccatcattggaTCAGTCAG CCCTCAATGCTACAAATGTAGTCAAGAGAATCCATTCAAGACTTCAGAATGAAGACGAAGAAGAGACTGTAGACTCCACTTACACTGTGAGACAAGTGCTGAACCCAAACtcaaggaaacaaaagcaaattgcaGCAAAAA tgaaaagaaaacaaactgcacagAACTCTGCAAGACAGAGCAGAGATGATTCTCCAGCTAATTCAATCCCCACTGACCTTCGGAGGGACAACAAATCCAGCCTAGATATTCTCAACCACATGATACATGAAGTGGAGCATGAATTGGAGGAATATGAGCGATATACAGGTCGTGAGGTTCAAAAAACTGAGAGAAGTGAAGGCCTCACTGGGTTTACGTTGTCACTGGTTAATGCTCTATGTCGTTTGATGCGCTACCTCAAAGAG aGTGAAATGCAGCTGCGTGAGAAAGAGGTGATGAGACAGCAGCATGAGGAGATGTTGAATGAACACAGAGAACTGATTGATGCTCTGACTGCAGAAATACTTCTAGTGAGGGAAGAAAACACTACTATCCAG AAGAAGCTTCAGCAATACATGATGGTAACAGATGAACAGCTGATTTCTCTCACACAAGCATTTAAAGGCCTCCCTTTGGTAGAACCTAGAAGAGAACAAAGTCCAAACAATTTTGGAATTGCAAGCAAAGGCCCAGTGAACGGGCAag AAGAGCCTGATTTGAGCTATTTTGAGCCTAGTGCTGATGCATGCAAAAGGGAAGGTATGCTGAAATTCCCACAGGAAGAACTTCCTCTCAAGTTTCCCCTGAGGCCAGGTGCCTCAGGTGGTGGCGGAGCTGGTAGAAGCTTGCCAGCCCACATCTTCCAGCCAGCTGTGCTGTTGTCACCTCCCCGGCAGAAGAGCAGTCAGGAATTGTCTCTCCTGCAGAATG TGTTTACAGCCGTTTCTCAGTCtcctgaaaacactgaaagagaacCATGCAAGGAAAGGAGCTCACCTTCTGACCTGCAAACACAGAGCACAACTGAGGAAAACTGTCTCATCTCTCGAAGGCAACCAGTTCCTCCTGCAGACAAAGACTTGGAGAGTTCCCATGGGAAAATCAGTCTGTCCTGCCCAGGTGACGCtagaaaaaacaacacagctaAAGAGTTATTTCAAAACGGTGATCTACTGGGACAGATAGCTGAGCTTACACGGCAGAACTCTCTAATTAAAGCTCAACTGAGCAAATTCAGAGGCTTCTCTGAAGACACAAGTGACTGCCTAcatcagccagacccaatacaaaatGCAAATCCTAGTCCAGACTCTTCACAAGGACAG ACTCATCTCATGGTATCAAAGAGCTTGGAGGAAAGAATAGCAGAGCTGAATCGTCAGAGTACAGAAGCACGTGATAAACTGTTGCAGCTAATAGACCAACAGAAATTAGCTGCTGCTGATGTGGTCCCTCCAACGATATCTCCTGTTCTGTCCCCATCCCTAAATTATACTG AAAATGCAAGGAGGACAATCGATGTGTCTATTCCCATGGCAGTTGCTATGGACAGCTCCAAAGAAGATAGTGTTTCCCCTGCCAGTATGACCAGTATAAGAAG GTCTGTAGGAGACTCTGGCAAACCTTGTTCACCCTTAAGTGCCTCATCAGAAAGTGTGAAATTAATTCCTGTCAGCCAAAGGCCAAAG
- the SPICE1 gene encoding spindle and centriole-associated protein 1 isoform X10, protein MSLLRGPRPRGPGKKGSRKAATVKRDWDSTVHDLTVHRATPEDILRRHEMHKSKNKALAHLELQEKALKRKWKKQKQLAGDSLEKRKLTLMREILSDQYHLQDVLERSDQVMAVAKDLFGDAPRTRTGFPNVTMAPNCDLESSQGPIVQKCDPSTQLSILSESVMDSQALNEVEEEALSIYQSEDGHQDFLNFKSSISSDRLLRLLREENSLVNSQLWAEKDMRRTTLSQESNMPLTPTTVSPSLDQSALNATNVVKRIHSRLQNEDEEETVDSTYTVRQVLNPNSRKQKQIAAKMKRKQTAQNSARQSRDDSPANSIPTDLRRDNKSSLDILNHMIHEVEHELEEYERYTGREVQKTERSEGLTGFTLSLVNALCRLMRYLKESEMQLREKEVMRQQHEEMLNEHRELIDALTAEILLVREENTTIQKKLQQYMMVTDEQLISLTQAFKGLPLVEPRREQSPNNFGIASKGPVNGQEEPDLSYFEPSADACKREGMLKFPQEELPLKFPLRPGASGGGGAGRSLPAHIFQPAVLLSPPRQKSSQELSLLQNVFTAVSQSPENTEREPCKERSSPSDLQTQSTTEENCLISRRQPVPPADKDLESSHGKISLSCPGDARKNNTAKELFQNGDLLGQIAELTRQNSLIKAQLSKFRGFSEDTSDCLHQPDPIQNANPSPDSSQGQFEN, encoded by the exons aTGTCGCTGCTGAGGGGaccgcggccccgcggccccggtaAGAAGGGCTCCAGAAAGGCGGCGACGGTTAAGCGGGACTGGGAT AGTACCGTCCATGATTTGACAGTCCACCGTGCAACTCCTGAGGATATT CTGCGTCGCCATGAAATGCACAAATCAAAAAACAAAGCACTGGCCCATCTGGAACTGCAagagaaagcactgaaaagaaaatggaagaaacaaaaacaacTGGCTGGTGATTCCTTGGAGAAAAGGAAGTTGACTCTGATGCGTGAG ATTCTGTCTGATCAATACCATTTGCAAGATGTATTGGAACGATCTGATCAGGTTATGGCTGTGGCAAAAGACTTGTTTGGGGATGCTCCTCGCACGCGAACAG GTTTCCCTAATGTAACAATGGCTCCTAACTGTGACCTAGAATCATCTCAAGGACCCATTGTACAAAAATGTGATCCTTCCACTCAGCTTTCCATCCTTAGTGAATCTGTCATGGATTCCCAG GCTCTTAATGAAGTGGAAGAGGAAGCATTATCAATCTATCAATCAGAAGATGGACACCAGGACTTTCTGAATTTCAAATCCAGTATCAGTTCTGACAG GCTACTTCGGTTATTGAGAGAAGAAAATTCCTTGGTGAATTCTCAGTTGTGGGCTGAAAAGGATATGAGAAGAACTACCTTATCACAGGAATCAAATATGCCTTTGACTCCAACAActgtttctccatcattggaTCAGTCAG CCCTCAATGCTACAAATGTAGTCAAGAGAATCCATTCAAGACTTCAGAATGAAGACGAAGAAGAGACTGTAGACTCCACTTACACTGTGAGACAAGTGCTGAACCCAAACtcaaggaaacaaaagcaaattgcaGCAAAAA tgaaaagaaaacaaactgcacagAACTCTGCAAGACAGAGCAGAGATGATTCTCCAGCTAATTCAATCCCCACTGACCTTCGGAGGGACAACAAATCCAGCCTAGATATTCTCAACCACATGATACATGAAGTGGAGCATGAATTGGAGGAATATGAGCGATATACAGGTCGTGAGGTTCAAAAAACTGAGAGAAGTGAAGGCCTCACTGGGTTTACGTTGTCACTGGTTAATGCTCTATGTCGTTTGATGCGCTACCTCAAAGAG aGTGAAATGCAGCTGCGTGAGAAAGAGGTGATGAGACAGCAGCATGAGGAGATGTTGAATGAACACAGAGAACTGATTGATGCTCTGACTGCAGAAATACTTCTAGTGAGGGAAGAAAACACTACTATCCAG AAGAAGCTTCAGCAATACATGATGGTAACAGATGAACAGCTGATTTCTCTCACACAAGCATTTAAAGGCCTCCCTTTGGTAGAACCTAGAAGAGAACAAAGTCCAAACAATTTTGGAATTGCAAGCAAAGGCCCAGTGAACGGGCAag AAGAGCCTGATTTGAGCTATTTTGAGCCTAGTGCTGATGCATGCAAAAGGGAAGGTATGCTGAAATTCCCACAGGAAGAACTTCCTCTCAAGTTTCCCCTGAGGCCAGGTGCCTCAGGTGGTGGCGGAGCTGGTAGAAGCTTGCCAGCCCACATCTTCCAGCCAGCTGTGCTGTTGTCACCTCCCCGGCAGAAGAGCAGTCAGGAATTGTCTCTCCTGCAGAATG TGTTTACAGCCGTTTCTCAGTCtcctgaaaacactgaaagagaacCATGCAAGGAAAGGAGCTCACCTTCTGACCTGCAAACACAGAGCACAACTGAGGAAAACTGTCTCATCTCTCGAAGGCAACCAGTTCCTCCTGCAGACAAAGACTTGGAGAGTTCCCATGGGAAAATCAGTCTGTCCTGCCCAGGTGACGCtagaaaaaacaacacagctaAAGAGTTATTTCAAAACGGTGATCTACTGGGACAGATAGCTGAGCTTACACGGCAGAACTCTCTAATTAAAGCTCAACTGAGCAAATTCAGAGGCTTCTCTGAAGACACAAGTGACTGCCTAcatcagccagacccaatacaaaatGCAAATCCTAGTCCAGACTCTTCACAAGGACAG tttgaaaattaa